In Desulfovibrio gilichinskyi, a genomic segment contains:
- a CDS encoding UPF0489 family protein — MGEWIVDFKGRNHSTAINLNFLWKEQNVFIMDNHRAALWCWIPSLKQNSDVGLFHVDRHYDALFSDKDYSHFPHKEFSSLSIEEYLSCGYDNDYFSVTPLFRWDNYLGLFIEKYRKQVKEWAFATHGKGSAPKDIRYAAYEPWEFPAALVELKGKWIFNLDLDYFFSRMSSGQMEKLFTDMYIINFVKGIRTCLDSGVIVSLTVSLSPECTGGWQGAESVLQLVTEGLGIDFNLPA, encoded by the coding sequence ATGGGCGAGTGGATAGTTGATTTTAAGGGTCGTAATCATTCAACTGCAATTAATCTTAATTTTTTGTGGAAAGAGCAGAATGTTTTTATAATGGATAACCATCGGGCTGCGCTTTGGTGTTGGATTCCAAGTTTAAAGCAAAACTCTGATGTAGGATTATTTCACGTTGATAGGCACTATGACGCTTTATTCTCTGATAAAGACTACTCTCATTTCCCTCATAAGGAGTTCAGTTCGCTATCCATCGAAGAATATCTTTCTTGCGGATATGATAATGACTATTTTTCGGTAACTCCGCTATTCAGGTGGGATAATTACCTTGGATTGTTTATTGAAAAGTATCGTAAACAAGTTAAAGAATGGGCTTTTGCAACACATGGCAAAGGTTCAGCACCAAAAGATATCCGTTACGCAGCATATGAACCATGGGAGTTTCCTGCTGCTCTTGTTGAATTAAAAGGAAAATGGATTTTTAATCTTGATCTTGATTATTTCTTCAGCAGAATGAGCAGCGGGCAGATGGAAAAACTGTTTACCGACATGTATATTATTAATTTTGTAAAGGGGATACGTACCTGCCTTGATTCAGGTGTAATTGTTTCACTGACGGTGAGCCTAAGCCCTGAATGCACAGGCGGATGGCAAGGAGCCGAGTCCGTTCTCCAGTTGGTAACTGAGGGACTCGGAATTGATTTTAATTTGCCTGCTTAG
- a CDS encoding LexA family transcriptional regulator — MQTKDFDSFFKRLCEQTDISTQAQLARELGVGRAAISLVKKKGAVPPRWILDLSVRYDIDSTWLESGLGLPHPEESAEAFADDFTRIPKVAARLSAGGGSFETGGTIESYYAFQKSWISSKGNPANMVLMEVYGNSMEPELKAGDIVLVDQSKDSILAGGIYAIGVEDTVMVKRVEKRPGQVVLHSDNTDYSPIFLGGDELANVRVLGQVVWVSREYH, encoded by the coding sequence ATGCAAACGAAAGATTTTGATTCCTTTTTTAAAAGGCTATGCGAGCAGACAGATATTTCAACTCAGGCCCAGTTAGCTCGTGAACTTGGTGTCGGGCGTGCGGCTATTTCATTAGTTAAAAAGAAAGGGGCTGTTCCTCCGCGTTGGATTCTGGATTTATCAGTTCGCTACGACATCGATTCAACATGGCTTGAGTCCGGTCTCGGACTGCCTCATCCAGAAGAAAGCGCAGAAGCTTTTGCTGATGATTTTACACGAATTCCCAAAGTTGCGGCTAGGCTGTCAGCTGGCGGTGGGTCGTTTGAAACTGGTGGAACTATAGAAAGTTATTACGCTTTTCAAAAAAGCTGGATAAGTTCTAAAGGGAATCCGGCAAATATGGTTTTGATGGAAGTCTACGGGAACAGCATGGAACCTGAGCTTAAAGCAGGGGATATCGTACTGGTTGATCAGTCCAAAGACAGTATTCTGGCCGGCGGGATTTACGCAATCGGCGTTGAAGATACCGTCATGGTCAAGCGTGTTGAAAAACGTCCCGGACAAGTGGTTCTTCACAGTGACAACACAGATTATTCGCCAATTTTTCTTGGCGGAGATGAGCTTGCCAACGTGAGAGTTCTTGGTCAGGTCGTATGGGTTTCCCGTGAGTATCATTAG